CGAGCAGGTCTCCGGCCAGCGTCAGTGCGCCGCCGACGACGACGGTTTCCGGGTCGATCGCCAGCACCATCGCCGCGACGCCCACGGCCATCCGCGCGGCGAGCCGCTCGACCCGGGCCCGGGCGGCCGGATCGCCCGCCTGCGCGGCCACCAGCACCTTCTCGGCCATCCGCTCCGCCACGCCCGGCTGCGGTTCGCCGGCCAGCTCCTCGGTGGTGTCCCGCAGGCCGAGCCCGGGGATCACGCCCACCTCGCCGGCCGCGCCCCAGCGGCCCCGGTGCAGCCGGCCGCCGATCACGGTTCCGGTGCCGGTGTGCAGCCCGGCGAGGATGTACACCAGGTCGTCGACGCCCTGGGCGGCGCCGCGCCAGCGTTCGGCCACCGCCGCCAGGTTGGCGTCGTTCTCGACCAGCACCGGGCAGGGGAACGATCGGCCGAGTTCCCGGGCGAGGTGGACGCCGTCCCAGTCGGGCACCACGGTGCAGAACGCGACCCGGCCGGACGGGTCGATCACCCCTGGGGTGCCGGCCGCGACGGCCCACAGCCGGGAACGGGACACGTCCGCCTCGGCCAGGCAGGTCGCCACCGCGGCCCGGACCGCCGTCAGCCGCTCCCGGGCCGGGCAGTCGACCTCCAGGTCCGCCCGGTGGACGCCGACCACCCGGCCGTCGAGGTCGGCCAGGAGCAGCAGCACCCGGCGCGCGTCGATCTCCATGCCCAGCGCGTACCCGGCCTCGGCCCGGAACCGGTAGCGCCGGGCGGGGCGACCCAGCCGGCGACCCGCGTCCGGGGCCACCTCCTCGGCCAGACCACGGCCGACCAGCTCGACGAGCACGCCCTCGGTCGTGGGGCGGGACAGGCCGACCTGACCGGCCAGTTCGGTGAC
The nucleotide sequence above comes from Plantactinospora soyae. Encoded proteins:
- a CDS encoding ROK family protein: MAEVPLHGGDPSVLRRLNLAATLRGLRGGGEPTVTELAGQVGLSRPTTEGVLVELVGRGLAEEVAPDAGRRLGRPARRYRFRAEAGYALGMEIDARRVLLLLADLDGRVVGVHRADLEVDCPARERLTAVRAAVATCLAEADVSRSRLWAVAAGTPGVIDPSGRVAFCTVVPDWDGVHLARELGRSFPCPVLVENDANLAAVAERWRGAAQGVDDLVYILAGLHTGTGTVIGGRLHRGRWGAAGEVGVIPGLGLRDTTEELAGEPQPGVAERMAEKVLVAAQAGDPAARARVERLAARMAVGVAAMVLAIDPETVVVGGALTLAGDLLVTELRRHVQPFCLSPTRIEASTLGDESVGLGAVRLALDRIDDVLFRIEGPG